The genomic stretch AGAAGAGTGGAAGCACACACGCTGAGAACGATTGCAAAGGTACGCATTAGTCCAGAGAAGAAGTTTGGTCGGAAATCCTAGTAAAAATATAGTTTGTGGATAAGGAGATTGTGATTAACTGAGTCGAAAGCTTTACTAAAATCAGTATAAACTACGTCAGTTTCACATTGCTTTGAAAATCCGGCAGTTACATATGACGTTTTACAAATCCGTGCTGTGATTCTAGTAACAGGGAACTACAAAAGTGTTGGAGCTGTGAAGTAATAATTTTTCGAAGACTTtaggaatttatttattaaattaacaaatggCATATAAATTGGAGATACAACGGTAGTTTGAGACGTCAGATTTAGACCCCTTTTTATGAATAGGAATTATGTATGATTCCTTCCAGACGGTGGGAAAATCACCAAGATCGAAAGAGAGGTTGTGAATCCGCACAAAGTTTAAGCACGGCACTGGGAACCAAATCTGGACCAGTGGAGAAAGAAAATTCACACGATTTTAAATTAGTTAGAAGGTAATCATAATTTAAAGGGATAGGATTTGAGTGCGCGGCAGGATAGTCGTTAGGTGAAGCGAGAACAAAGGGCATGTGATTAGAAAGAGCAGAGTAGCAACGTTgaaaaaattaagcaaatagGTTAGCAATATCGGAATTGTTATCTGCATAAGTACCATTTAAGTGTAAAGAAGAGGGATATTGTGAAGAATTACGTTTAGAGTTAACAAACTTAAAGAAATGTTTAGGATCTCGTTTAAAGTTGAGCTTGCATTTAGAGAAATAACTGTTATAGCATCCTGTTATAGTAATATCCTttacaaatggaaaatttgGATTTTGCAATTGAACACTGTGAAATATCTGACTGCGAGCCAGACAGTTTAAACTTCTTATATAAACgatattttatattccttaGCTTTATTAGCCGCGGAGTGAACCAAATGGGGCCAGAAAGATTTCTGAGAGGAGAATCTAATGGAACAAAGGTAGGAAAAAACAGTGCTGTTGAATGCGTTAGTGGCGGGTTCGATCTCATGAAAGTCGTCGAGGAATGACCAATCTATCAGAGAAAGTGCGCCATCCGTGGCATCAACATTTTTTAGTGACGGTGATCGAGATTGGGGTGCAGGTAATCCCGGGACTGGAAGAAAAACGACCGGATTAGAGTTTGGCAACTATTTTTTAACCTTTTTCGCGTTGGCGACTCAGTCAAAATTTTAAGGGTTTTAAAATGAGACTCCATCGCTAGAAACCAAACTTATGATTTGGTTTGgataaacaaacatttttttataaaGAAGGCACAAGCTAAATTTCCCTGTTAATGTTTCTTTTTGAAATTaagattcgttttgttgtataaaattcgttttacttttcatttcggcGGGGAAAATGTGTGCGTTATAACAACGGAAAAGTCTTATGTTGTGTGAAAACGGGAGATtacatttttcgttttcaaaagtaaatcaatCGGTGTTTtatatattgaatatttcGAAATACACATATTTGTTAGAAGCTGCCGAGCTTTAAGATATCTCCGTTGTtatgttttaattttgtattttattgttcGTTGTTTTTTATGTACAAAGCTAAAGGGCTTAAAGCTTTAGCTTTAGTGTTTCAAACGAATTCGAATTGCAGAGAGAGATATATGCACAAGCGCTGTCTGAGGAAAACGACGAAAGAGGAGACGAAGAAAACTAACGGACGAACGAAAACAAACGGCGAATGTTCGCTACTTATCGGCAAATGTTACGTTAAACTTCGAATTCAATTTAACTAACTGCCCGAAGAACGTTTCACACTCGATAAGCCCACGGctatcacgtcggggtcactaAAAAACTCTGACTccacatttaaaaatacaaaattttccGTTAGCGTTTAAATTTAACGtttatttttcgttgtttttttttggtattttttcttAGAAGTCGGGGCCGTGAGCTTCGATTTAGGTGTTAGACGCTTTCGACGACGAAGAGGACTGATTCAAGAAAAGGTCGAAGCAGTGGAATATCAGCAATAAGAAAATTAcaaatgtgtgtgcgtgtatgcaCTGAGAGCGTACATAGGATGGGCGCGATAATAGAAAAGTCAAATGAGAGGTTATTTGAGTGTCATAAGAGCTATTGACGGAGGCTGCTCCGAACATTAGTTTTCGGACCTGTTTTGTTGCAGCAGTTTGATGGCAGTATTCACCCCCAGTTTAAGGTCAAAGCAGCAGGTTGGGAGACAACAACGAAAGCATACCAAGAGAAGATTCTAAGTAGATTATGTATATGGAGGACTTGACAATCAAAGAGTACACTGCTCAGGGGGTAGAATGAGACACGTGGACTGAGTTGACAGCTGGGATGACGATTTCATCAAAGCCGTAGTTGAGATCCTGAACCAGCACCCATACCAAGTTACCAACCCATTACAAGTTAAAATGCGGTCTTCTCTTTAAAGGTGTTAATGTTAATGACATATTGGTTGTTGCAAGGCTGATGGAAAGAGAAATCATTCAATTATCGTGAGAAGTTGGTGATATTTCCACAGCGAAAACGGTGCACTCAATCCAGCACCTTCAAAATAAAGTAACAAAGTGTGCCAAGTTAGGCAAAAAAGAAGGCTATCTTCATTGCATTGACAATGCCTCTACACACGCTGCACGTTGATCATTTGGGACCAATGGACTCaagtttgttttgttatttctGAACGattagtaatttttttttttttttcacaagCGCATAGTTACCGAATGAGGAGCAGAGTTTACATCCAATGAATTTAGCGAGTTTCTCAGCGAGGAAAATGTCAAACAATTGTGAACAACGTGTGTGGTCAGCATCGCAAAGCTCTCAATTCAGGAGTTAACGAAGTGGTTCAAGGTCCTGTTCAGGTCATGTTTGGGACTAAGATGCACTGAAAAGCTGAAAGGGGACTAATGGAGGTACTCAACAACGAGTCGGTTCCGCAGTTTATATGACGTCCATATGACGCCAGAAAATTGCCTGAAGTCGAGGGGCCAAATATCACCGCAACGAGTAGTGACAAAATGAAGCTATGGCGTTTTGTATCTGAGAACGATGAGATATTTAACAACCAGAGCCAACATCGAGAAGGAGTAAGAGGTCTTTAAGCACATTACGATACAAAAAAACGTCGAGCTGAGAGTGGGAGACATGGTGTCGATCAAGAGCGCAAGTTGCAAGTTGGTCAGCGAGTATCTAGATCCAATGTAAAGTGAAACGGTCCATATGACGTCAGAAAAGTGGCTGAAGTCGAGGGGCCAAATATCACCGCAACGAGTAGTGACAAAATTAAGCTATGGCGTTTTTTATCTGAGAACGATGAGATATTATAGTCTAGGACAGAGGAAGATGAACAGAATGGCCGAATAGAAAGGGCAGGGTATCACTTACACTAACGATAAATCGATTACCATCGATAAGTCCTAATCGGTATAAAACCTAACCGATACAGGGCAGTCGGATTTTGGAAGCAGTTAAGCTAAAGCCgagaaaaattattttttaattttaccTCTTGAAACATAAATTTTAAACTGTACTTCGAACTAAATATAGTAAATAAACGATACTTTAGTcttgcatatatatattttatgctgTTGCTCCTACTCACATCTTAACAAATCGAAAACACCTCTAAGCCTCCCTTGCAACGacttataataataaataaaatctgATCACGTTTCAATGCAAGTTTCTTTAAAAGTCGTTTCTGCTAACACAGCTAACCAACATAAAACTTTTGATAAAATTCCAGATTTAACGAAAATGTAGATGGCCGAATTATCGCAATTTTAAATATCTATGCATTTCGTAAATTGATTCGTCtgtataaaattgaaaacaatAATAACCAACGGAATATTTCTTCATTTAGGTTCTTCTGTTATATTATCATGTAACTACATTGAACTAAAAACTGACGAAAATAAAGGAGTTTATCAATACGAAGTTCGATTTTTCCCCGCTGTGGATTCGGTTCATTTaagaattaaatatttaaatgaacaTATGGATAAGATCGGTGGAACCAAAACTTTTGATGGTGCAAGCTTGTATTTACCCATTTTGTTAGAAAATCAAATGACTGTTCTTGTTTCTAAGTCCATGGATACGGAGGTAGAGATACggattttatttaaaaaaaaggagcCTTTCAAGAATTGCTTGCATTTGTATAACATTTTATTTGATCGAATCATGAAAACATTAAATTATGTTAGATTCGATCGAAAGCAGTTCGATCCTTCATGTCCAAAAATTATCCCGCAAGCTAAGTTAGAAGTTTGGCCGGGATATGTAACAGCTGTTGATGAATTGGAGGGAGGATTAATGCTCTGCTGTGACGTATCTCATCGAATTCTTTGTCAGAGAACCGTTTTGGATATGTTAATtgatatatacaaaaaaaatataaacagtTACCAAGATCTTGttaaaaaaacattaattGGAAATATTGTTATAACAAGATATAATAATCGCACCTATAAAATAAGCGAAGTTTGTTTCAATGAAAGTCCCCAATCTATATTTCACACAAAAACTGGACCTACAAGTTATGTAcaatattatacaaaatatcaTAATATAAACATTAAAGATATTAATCAACCATTACTTTTGAGCATAAAAAAGGCTCGAGGAACCCCAGAGGATACAGAAAATATCGAATTTCGTTTAGTTCCTGAACTCTGTTATCTCACAGGACTTCGTGATGACATTCGTTCCAATAATAAACTTATGCGTGAAATCGCTACGTATACAAGAGTTACTCCAAATCAAAGGAAACTAGCACTCGATAAGTTCTACGATAATGTTTCCAATACTCCAGCGGCACGAGAAATCCTTGACCGTTGGGGACTCGCGCTTTTTAGAAATTTAAACAATCTGAAAGGTCGCCAGTTGGATTCGGAACAAATTTACTTTGGCAAAAAAGTTGTTACAGCGGGACAAAATGCGGAGTTTTCCAAAGATGCTgttaaaaatgaaatgttgGAAGCCATTCACCTAAACAATTGGATaataatacattttaaaaCTGATCTACGAGCCGCTATATCATTACTGGATAATATGAAACAGTGTTGTCGACCGCTCGGAATGAATATTTCTAAACCAAAGATCATTTCTTTGGATCATGATCGTATTAATGAGTTTATCGACGCTTTACGTCGGAATATCGTAATGGAAACGCAAATAGTTGTCTGTATATGCCCAAATAGTAGAGATGACAGATATTCtgctataaaaaaaatttgctGCTTAGAGTTACCTGTACCATCACAGGTAAGTtgattaataaattaatacaattatctttaatttttttgactTTGTATATGCGAATTTCTTTGATGTCGCATCCTGTGTACACCGtagaaatgaaaaaaaaaaatactttggCCTTGAGGTTTGTAAAGCTCTTTTTGAGATTAAGTGTACAATTCGAAAGTTCTTTTTAACGCAAGCTTACCCTtgatattttaataaaataatactcGGTTTAATACCCCTTTAATACTCGGTTCTGTCAAAGTCAATATAATAGTAAGATAAGTAACACCAGTGGCTATACAAAAAGCTTTGCGGGTTTTGCTTGACACCCCAAAGACAGATTGCGCGCCCGGAGTTTCAATTATCTTTTCAACTATTCTTCGTCTCTGACCCCGTCCGCAGGTTTTAGAATCAACCAACAAATTGAATACAAATGAATACAATAACAATTTTTATGTCTTTCTCATGACAATACGAatatcttggtattgtatagacTTTGTGCTTCTAACTTGTCTCCAGAATCTTAAAATTTTGTTGAAAAGTCATAGAAAGCGGTAAAAAGCCAACCATTCTCTCGTATGCATCATGAGGTAGGCGACGGTTGAGATTTCACTGTTTGTGTGCAAATTTACTGTAACGCATTTTAACTGTTCCTGCGTAAGTATTTTGGCGTAAAATATAGCTAGattgaatacaaaaaaaaaggtggaGTAATGTTAATAAATAAGGTtatattattactattattattagaGACATATTTAGTATTTAATTACTGTTATTCATTGCTAACCAAACTTTAAGATGCGACGTATTAACTGAATAACGTAAAtaactcttttttgttcactcaaTCATAAACCCAACACTAATATTGTTTTAAGGTGCCGAGCTTTTTCGGCAACTCTCTGACTCCacatttacaaataaaattttctCCGTTGTTAGATGTGTATATTAtagcaaagactatacaataccaagatgttgcatgaggaacaaattctttttcaatttttgtttgacgcttcatggtacgggcgcgcggggctattacttcaattctcttttacgctactcggcttcgtcaatgcctcggtcagcgtcgagtcggtgtgtctcgagagaaagaatacaaaaacataatatgaatcgtctgcgtgccgaaaccgtagggcagcgtgatcgctgatgtctttggcgcggcacagtggggactcagccgaaatagtaaaaaaattgtatgagtgctttagataaatttaatgtacgcatctaataaggaattttccaatcgaattttcaagatTGTTTTAGTTTAAAGTTTAAAATTTTTtcagtgtgcaaatatttattgaactcatattcacGAACTAATTTAGAAAGCTGAGACGGCCAtaggtcccactgtgccgctccaaagacatcggcgatccgcgaccaccgcttcgacggtgctgaggctcgagagtctagaattgccgaacagacgaaaccgatgggcagcggggtcgcggtagagacgaagtacagtcgaaaagggaattgaaaccccgcgcgctccctcgtgccttttgggttctaatgttaggacccgccatagaacagctttttggtcgcacatgcaacatcttggtattgtatagtctttgattaTAGTCATTGTTTGATAAGTCATTGTAATCATTGTAAATATGATTAGAGGCCTTGGCCATGAACTTCGAATTTTGAGTgtcaaattttaaataaacgAAACAGATTTTGCGCTCTCTTGTAAAAAGCCGTCCTATTCCGCGTGCGATGATCATTTTATTGACCAGGAAAAGAGCGAAGCACTGAAATATAAGCAATAAGAAGTATGATGTGTTAAAATGTGGACACTCATGTTATCTAATTAAAAACCGATGTCCAGTATTTCACATCTTATAAGTCAGTCGATAAACATTTgtgttttatatatacattcaTTAGCTTTCCAACATCTCTTTATCATATACAAAAGGAAGAAgttaacacacaaaaataaaaatgtaaaaaatgttgGCATTGGGATCAAAAAAGATTAGTTGTGTCACTATTAGCACCATACTTGGTATGAGCACGTCTACCTTAAAAAATTTTATAGAAAGTTTAAAAAAACACGGTTCGGTAAAACGACCACCCGCCTCACGAAGAAAGAAGGACCACCACCCTAAAGGACCATCAAAGTAGGATCGTATTCTTAGACGCTTGAGCATGGAAAATCGGTTTAAAATGGTTTAAGATATTACAAGGCAGTTTATTCAGTCGGCTGGCATCGATATTAACGCCAAAACTTTCAAGAGACGGAATTTAAAGGTTATCGGCCAGAAAAAATACTACTTTTGACACTAAAAATGTTCCAGACAAGCCGCCAATAGTCCAAATTCAACACTTTGACTGTAAATGATTGGAGAAACGTATTGTTTTTTGAATGGATCTAAGAAAAACGATTGCGATAAACgataccacaaaatatttaactaATTTTTTATACTcttcaatatatttttttttgtttatgttaaCTTGCAATGCCTGCATcttacaagaggcgatgcaattacttcACCTTCAAGTGGCCCCGTCTGAAACCAGCAGCAACCAGAGCATGCAgaaaagatagctgttagactaattttcgaggaaaattagcactaaacttactaagagaACCAAGCAtgaattttttgtgtttttcgtTAGTcttttatattatttactTAGTTAAAAGAGTTATTTTTTGAGAAACATAACAAATCTATATGAAATGTAAAAAACTACTTGTCCACATTTCACTGTCGGCTTCTATGCGTCTATTCATTGAGAGCGTAATAATTTACACTAGCGCGACAATAAATAGCACTATTCAACAAAGTTGAACTTTTAATTTAAGCTTCGAACCAATCCTATTTTTTCTGATCGATTTTGGGCTTCACAATTTTTCAATGAATTATgtgtttttttatacccgatactcaaaatgtattagatttgtggtaaaagtggatgtgtgtaacgtccagaaggaatcgtttccgaccccataaagtatatatattcttgatcagcatcaatagccgagtcgattgagccatgtctgcctgtccgtccgtccgtccgtccgtccccttcagcgcctagtgctcaaagtctataagagctagagcaacgatgttttggatccagacttctgtgatatgtcactgctacaaaaatattttaaaactttgccccgcccacttccgcccccacaaagggcgaaaatctgtggcatccacaacttcgacgatacgagaaaactaaaaacgcagaatcgtagaagatgactatatcttacagagtgaaaaatctaaaccagatcgtataattattatagccagaatcacgaaaacaatttcactctttctcgctgtctcactctaacacacaggtttcattgtcggttttgccaattgcaaaatatgagttcaaggatctcagaacccataagagccagagcaaccaaatttggtatccacactcctgtgatatcggaccttgaccgttttgtgtcaaaaatttcgcccccttccgcccccgcaagggacgaaaatctggggcaaccacaaatctcagagactattaaggctagagtaaccaaatttggtatccgaacttctgttagatctcactataaaacgtatatctcagaatttcgccccacccccccatccacaatattgcagattcgagaaaactaaaaacgcagaatcatagagaatgatcATGTCTATCcagttgctgaatttggatcagatcggataattttatagccgaaaagaaaaaaaaaacaattttcagtggctacggagcgcccgacgtcacgctcagactgattttctgtctctctcgcacgcactctttgtcgtgtcgtttaatattagcgccgtctgccggaggagaacCATACTGAcctagtatcgggtataactgtagagttgcggtgtccgcagcaactcacagcgttccccctcgtttttttttaatttttaaagactAGTATTTTTTTAAGGTAGCGCTTGGTGTTTCACTTTAGTTAAGTATCTTACATCTGGTTGTATTGAACTTTGCAATTCTGAAAAGTTGTTCGAGTTTGCCATAGAATGCCAATTAGAAGGCTTTCACGAAAGAGAATGTTGAGAAAAACCACCTACGACCgcgaaaaaattattaaaaacgatttttttaattgtttttagaGGTTGTGCTTTTTTTCTCATAATTTGTTTGAACGTTGATATGCAATGGCTGCATATtccaagaggcgatgcagcaATATATTGCGTTAATCTCTACAcgtgttttcattttttgtttgcagtGCTTGCAAGTGACACTCATTTGCAAGTTCTGTTGTTTTGAGAAAGTCAAGGAATAACGACGTGTTTAATTATGTCGGCACAAAAATCGAGAGTTGCTGCTATTGCTATATTAGCAACTTTAATAAAACGTAAAAAAGTGAGAAGATTAGAgtctgcaaaaaaaagaaagtgttGGGTGAAAGAGTGGATTTCCAAAAGAGATGAAAAAGGAGTGCATCAGAACCTTTtaaaagagcaacaaaatggGGATTAAACAAACTATTACAATTTTTTTCGCATGTGAGTCCTTTTTTAttagaaaaactaaaaaactaCATAACTTAACAAGACACTGCTGGTATAGTTGTCCGATGTACCCTGGCCACTTTTTTTTGCTTCACTCTGTGCACTTGCAAAAATTGAGTGCGCAAATgatgaatttttgtttttatttcatcATCACTTTTGTCTAATTTTTCATCAATTTCGCGATAAGCATTTTGCTTTTTATGCTTATTTTTATAGTCTGCTGACGAGACATCCCATAAAACAGAATAATTCTCGTACAAATCCATTATATTATCGTTTTCTCGCGATCCCACATGTTGCTTTGCTTGCTGCAATATTGCGACTGAAATCAAGCAGCACATGCAAACAAGCAAGCAACTGACGCAACCAAGTTAACCGTAAAATTCTGTATACAGACGAAAAGCAAAAATAGTTGCCGCAAACAGTTAttacaaattttttgtttgcagaaAAGTGTTTGCCCTCGTCTTCAAACGTGCAAATTTGATTGCAGCAATCAACTTGCTGCAAATTGATTGCATCGTGTGTACCTAGCTtaagactaatattcgaggaaaattagcacgaCAAacactaagaaactaagcatgcattcaaaatacaaataaaaaatacgactacaattactaattactagaaaggtgtgtaaggattagtaatttaataagaggaagagaattagtggtggatatgatatggtagaggcaattataatccgagcattagaccctaaacggttcatgcaaggaataattcgatctacaaagtggaaggaacaacggtatataGTTTCTAGTGaatctaataggaatcgtgaagtttatgcggctcaacagatcacgGCTGTCtttgtcacccctgatcaagttgtgcatccaaatcacaccaagcatttttctacggttaactaaggatgggaggtttactaatagtagtctactagagtaagatgagtaagtcttacacccgcatcccagttaaggccccgcagagcaaagagtaaaaagtttttctgtactgattctatacggtcctggtgtactttgtactgagagcaccatacacaggtgtgtatgtgtgtttaaATCTATGCTGAGtgggagatataagtgacttgcagagatattgcaagtgcggagttaaaaccttctcaaacattttaggaatagcggataactttgctatacccctataattttttgcgtcagacttgctacctgtTTTATGGAGAgaaattataaacgattccttctagatccgggggaagcaagaagaatcgatggacagtgtgaatagtttaagcaagggtccacatAGAACCTCGgtgcagtacctgagtacacaacctcgaaccccgtctggacccgttgaaaacaccggcttagtTAGTCGAAGATCACTTATGGGTAAGCAGATttgcctaaaagtacgggtaggtctagatggaacggcaaagtcaatctgacccaagataGTTTGGAAGTCAACaatcccgagaaggagctagtgcacgaacattacccCATTACATATTCTGCGATgctgcaacgacggcaggtcagtTAGATTTAgtctagaccggtagggtggcacgATTCTACCCAAGTCCCAGTTTAAGTtacgaagggcaaaaattacaaattgcttttgcacgggtTCAATGacaacctgctgctctttatactgAGGGCTATACACACAAGAAAAATACTTCAAAAtcggacgtactaacgagttGTTTCGTAACTTACGGGTCTTCAAACTCCTTGgcccaacgcttgatgaacgctaacacacccttagctttatttactgttgcagctatatggctgttaaaacacatcttgtGATCAAATAGGACCTCGAGGTCATTtcaactcgaaattcgctccaggacatgatttcctagaccATATGATACAAAATGGTGAGCGCGatggtaaaatgtcataagtttgcatttagaaaggttcagaaaaagaagattagttgaacaccacaatagtagttcacttagatcccgttgaaggcgtgtgtgaaAATACAAATAAGAGTAAGCCagacagattttaacatcatcagcatacattagtgtagtagagtatgttataacttgaggaaggtcattcacaaatacaataaacagaagcgggctcagatgacttccctgtggcactcCTGAAAtaacattaacaatatttgacaacacattagaaaacaaaacacgttgagtacggttagagagataaaacaaaatccaatctagaagattcgttgggaaccctaaaaaaaaaagcttgcgaataagcagagcatagTTCACAGAATCGATTGCCTTGCGAATGTcggtaaaaactacatccgtctgcaaactattttgaaaaccacggtggatttagtgagaaaactcaaaaatgaacgatgtctgaaaaaaccatGTTGCGACGgggataccacgatagttttcaatattGATTTAGAAAATGGACTAAAAAGATCTAAATCTAATCTGTTTTTGCTCAACTAGCTCTTCGCTCAAGCAAAGACCGATTTTTTTATCACTTCTCTTTTGTTCCTGTTCTTTACTGAGCATCTTGCCGCGAGCAAACGAACAAAGTGTcttttgcgtatgtatgcgTGCTTGTTCGTGTGAAGCTTATAGCAACTATCAATTTTTGTGAATTCTATACGGTTTGACTATTTGAGCTTAAAATGAATCGtgaaaagcaaaacgaaaatgtttgtttgccaattttgcaaagaaatatacatattacaatACAATAGCCCAAAAGATGCGGAAAACATGAATAATTAAACATATACacgaaaaaaactaaaaacacttTACTCAGACACTTTTTTGGTTCTGCTCATCTAAAGACACTTTTGCTGTGCGCGCTTGACCGAAGTGTCTCTCTAAGTTGTTATTGTGAGACACGATCGTGTGTCGGGCTCACCCGAAAACGCGAAACACATAACAcaagcgaagagacaaaaagtgTTCTGCTCAGTGAGAGACAGTGTCTTCGTGGTCTTTTTCGGATTTTTCAGTGACGAGACAGCAAAGGGAAAAAGTGTTGACCGTCGTTTGCGAGCTATGTGTAgaactcattccaaattactgggagacaagactgtacCAAAGAGAGATTGAAGATAAAGGccaagggtttgcaaagggactgggtGTTTTAgaatgcaacttggtaccttatctagACCTCCacaaaacgatatgtccatagatgacaaacttTCCAGAACAACTTTTTGTCCTCGAAAAtaggcagaaaaatgctgttagcgtGAGGTAgatggtacggatacggagtgtatgcgttgtaaatatgagacgagtatGTTGTTTGGAAAAATGTAGCgtataaatttgcaataccaacagcagaagcttctgttttgttatGGTAATGAAGGGAAGGAGGAAAAGCATTTGACTTACGCTTAGAATTAACGAACGaaaagaattttttaggatcactacgaaagtttctattacattgtgaaaggtattgattataacactgactgttaacggcaaggaacagagagcgagcggagtaGTATAGAGCTGAGGCCGACGTGGaacccgacttctggtactttttatagagcctggatttattattttttatgtatGAAAAATACTTGGAGGGAAATAACGGATGTTCGCcaattgataaagtcattgtGGCatttgggaaaca from Drosophila pseudoobscura strain MV-25-SWS-2005 chromosome 4, UCI_Dpse_MV25, whole genome shotgun sequence encodes the following:
- the AGO3 gene encoding protein argonaute-3 isoform X1 — encoded protein: MSGRGNLLNLFNKKTRSSEISSSSEYYENDCGFNIHHSTSSGEFHRLPKDNIGSDLLKTIKNMDTSVGRGRAQFVQTFKSNETNLGKRKDDTSSIQSKDTINNESTSSLENSKVHNDEFFPNVVHGSKGSSVILSCNYIELKTDENKGVYQYEVRFFPAVDSVHLRIKYLNEHMDKIGGTKTFDGASLYLPILLENQMTVLVSKSMDTEVEIRILFKKKEPFKNCLHLYNILFDRIMKTLNYVRFDRKQFDPSCPKIIPQAKLEVWPGYVTAVDELEGGLMLCCDVSHRILCQRTVLDMLIDIYKKNINSYQDLVKKTLIGNIVITRYNNRTYKISEVCFNESPQSIFHTKTGPTSYVQYYTKYHNINIKDINQPLLLSIKKARGTPEDTENIEFRLVPELCYLTGLRDDIRSNNKLMREIATYTRVTPNQRKLALDKFYDNVSNTPAAREILDRWGLALFRNLNNLKGRQLDSEQIYFGKKVVTAGQNAEFSKDAVKNEMLEAIHLNNWIIIHFKTDLRAAISLLDNMKQCCRPLGMNISKPKIISLDHDRINEFIDALRRNIVMETQIVVCICPNSRDDRYSAIKKICCLELPVPSQVINAKTLCNETKNRSVVQKILLQMNCKMGGSLWTVKIPFKSVMICGIDSYHDPSNRGNSVAAFVASLNASYTQWYSKAVIQTKSEEIVNGLTSSFEAALNSYKKRNGCLPESVIIYRDGVGDGQLSTCSRYEIPQFASICDNRIKLTFIVVQKRVNTRIFSGSANQLDNPLPGTLVDEHITRAHMYDFFLVSQLVRQGTVSPTHFIVLQDDAKYGPDIIQKLSYKLCFLYYNWSGTIRIPACCMYAHKLAYLIGQSIQRNVADSLSMKLFYL
- the AGO3 gene encoding protein argonaute-3 isoform X2 — protein: MSGRGNLLNLFNKKTRSSEISSSSEYYENDCGFNIHHSTSSGEFHRLPKDNIGSDLLKTIKNMDTSVGRGRAQFVQTFKSNETNLGKRKDDTSSIQSKDTINNESTSSLENSKVHNDEFFPNVVHGSKGSSVILSCNYIELKTDENKGVYQYEVRFFPAVDSVHLRIKYLNEHMDKIGGTKTFDGASLYLPILLENQMTVLVSKSMDTEVEIRILFKKKEPFKNCLHLYNILFDRIMKTLNYVRFDRKQFDPSCPKIIPQAKLEVWPGYVTAVDELEGGLMLCCDVSHRILCQRTVLDMLIDIYKKNINSYQDLVKKTLIGNIVITRYNNRTYKISEVCFNESPQSIFHTKTGPTSYVQYYTKYHNINIKDINQPLLLSIKKARGTPEDTENIEFRLVPELCYLTGLRDDIRSNNKLMREIATYTRVTPNQRKLALDKFYDNVSNTPAAREILDRWGLALFRNLNNLKGRQLDSEQIYFGKKVVTAGQNAEFSKDAVKNEMLEAIHLNNWIIIHFKTDLRAAISLLDNMKQCCRPLGMNISKPKIISLDHDRINEFIDALRRNIVMETQIVVCICPNSRDDRYSAIKKICCLELPVPSQVINAKTLCNETKNRSVVQKILLQMNCKMGGSLWTVKIPFKSVMICGIDSYHDPSNRGNSVAAFVASLNASYTQWYSKAVIQTKSEEIVNGLTSSFEAALNSYKKRNGCLPESVIIYRDGVGDGQLSTCSRYEIPQFASICDNRIKLTFIVVQKRVNTRIFSGSANQLDNPLPGTLVDEHITRAHMYDFFLVSQLVRQGTVSPTHFIVLQDDAKYGPDIIQKLSYKLCFLYYNWSGTIRIPACCMAK